One Pseudomonas tolaasii NCPPB 2192 genomic window carries:
- a CDS encoding AmpG family muropeptide MFS transporter: MPRKTWRAALAAYASPSTLVLLLLGFAAGLPYMLVFSTLSVWLREAGVARETIGYASLIGLAYAFKWVWSPLLDQWRLPLLGKLGRRRSWLVLAQTLVILGLIGMGFCDPQKHLSWLIAIAVIVAFASATQDIAVDAYRLEIADDSRQAALAASYMSGYRIAALLATAGALFFAEGFGSTGFNYKHSAWTGTYVLFGVLMIPALLTTLFMREPNVPLRTQLQAGRYSFAHQLVSVFVLIVLLVSVPAMFTQLYNTDFASVLFHGVSLWELLMEDRAFLRAILYILLTTLCLSTMGRRGLAPVLTPVNDFIVRYRWQALLLLGLIATYRMSDTVMGVMANVFYIDQGFTKDQIAGVSKIFGLIMTLLGAGMGGLLIVRFGILPILFIGGVASAATNLLFVMLADMGPDLQMLIFTISLDNFSSGLATSAFVAYLSSLTNLKFSATQYALLSSIMLLLPRLIGGYSGVMVEKFGYHNFFLITCLLGVPTLFLIALHWFQESRRIRLNPPQED; this comes from the coding sequence ATGCCCCGTAAAACCTGGCGCGCCGCGCTCGCCGCCTATGCCAGCCCTTCGACGTTAGTCTTGTTGTTGCTTGGTTTCGCCGCTGGCTTGCCTTACATGTTGGTGTTCTCGACGCTTTCCGTATGGTTGCGCGAGGCCGGTGTGGCTCGCGAGACCATTGGTTATGCAAGCCTTATCGGCCTCGCTTATGCCTTTAAATGGGTCTGGTCACCGCTGCTCGACCAATGGCGCCTGCCATTGCTCGGCAAACTGGGGCGGCGTCGTTCGTGGCTGGTGCTCGCCCAGACGCTGGTGATCCTCGGGCTGATCGGCATGGGCTTCTGCGACCCGCAAAAGCACCTGTCCTGGCTGATCGCGATTGCCGTCATCGTCGCCTTCGCGTCTGCCACTCAAGACATCGCGGTGGACGCCTACCGCCTGGAAATTGCCGATGACAGCCGCCAGGCCGCCCTCGCCGCCAGCTATATGTCCGGTTATCGCATTGCCGCACTGCTCGCCACGGCCGGCGCGCTGTTCTTTGCCGAAGGTTTCGGCTCGACCGGTTTCAACTATAAACACTCGGCGTGGACCGGCACTTACGTGCTGTTCGGCGTGCTGATGATTCCGGCGCTGCTGACCACTCTGTTCATGCGCGAACCCAACGTGCCACTGCGCACGCAGTTGCAGGCCGGGCGTTACAGCTTTGCCCATCAGTTGGTCTCGGTCTTTGTACTGATCGTGTTGCTGGTGTCGGTACCGGCCATGTTCACCCAGTTGTACAACACCGATTTCGCCAGCGTGTTGTTCCACGGCGTGAGCTTGTGGGAACTGCTGATGGAAGACCGCGCCTTTCTGCGCGCCATTCTCTATATCCTCCTGACCACGCTGTGCCTGTCGACCATGGGCCGCCGCGGCCTGGCGCCGGTGCTGACGCCGGTCAACGACTTTATCGTGCGCTACCGCTGGCAGGCCCTGCTGCTGCTCGGGCTGATTGCCACCTACCGCATGTCCGACACGGTAATGGGCGTGATGGCCAACGTGTTCTACATCGACCAGGGCTTCACCAAGGACCAGATCGCCGGGGTCAGCAAGATCTTCGGCCTGATCATGACCCTGCTCGGCGCGGGCATGGGCGGCCTGCTGATCGTGCGTTTCGGCATCTTGCCGATCCTGTTTATCGGCGGTGTGGCGTCGGCGGCAACCAACCTGTTGTTCGTGATGCTGGCCGACATGGGCCCCGACCTGCAGATGCTGATCTTCACCATTTCCCTGGACAACTTCAGCTCGGGCCTGGCCACGTCAGCGTTCGTCGCCTACCTGTCGAGCCTGACCAACCTCAAGTTCTCCGCCACCCAATACGCGCTGCTCAGCTCCATCATGCTGCTGCTGCCACGCCTGATCGGCGGCTATTCGGGGGTGATGGTCGAGAAGTTCGGCTATCACAACTTCTTCCTGATCACCTGCCTGCTGGGTGTACCGACGCTGTTCCTGATTGCATTGCACTGGTTCCAGGAAAGCCGCCGGATTCGGTTGAATCCTCCACAAGAAGACTGA
- a CDS encoding proline--tRNA ligase, whose product MRTSQYLLATQKETPSDAVVISHQLMLRAGMIRKLASGLYTWLPMGLKVMRKVEAIVREEMNAAGSLEVLMPSTQPAELWQESGRWEEYGPELLRFKDRHGRDFCAGPTHEEVITDLMRNELSSYKQLPLNLYQIQTKFRDEIRPRFGLMRGREFIMKDAYSFHADQPSLQVTYDRMHTAYCNVFTRLGLKFRPVEADNGSIGGAGSHEFHVLAESGEDDIVFSNGSDYAANIEKAEAVPRETSRAAPAEELRLVDTPDTKTIAALVEKFNLPIEKTIKTLIVRAEEEGKLIALVIRGDHELNEIKAAQQPGVASPLVMATDAELRDAIGAGAGSLGPLNLPLPIIIDRSVELMSDFGIGANIDDKHYFGVNWERDLPVPTVADLRNVVAGDPSPDGKGTLEIKRGIEVGHIFQLGNKYSKAMKCEVLGENGKPITLEMGCYGIGVSRVVAAAIEQNNDEKGIIWSDALAPFQIALVPLRYETELVREATDKLYAELTAAGFEVLLDDRDKKTSPGIKFADMELIGIPHRIVVSDRGLADGNLEYKSRTEAEAQPLPVADVLSFLQARIRR is encoded by the coding sequence ATGCGTACCAGTCAATATTTGCTCGCCACACAGAAAGAAACGCCTTCCGACGCGGTTGTGATCAGCCATCAGCTGATGCTGCGCGCCGGCATGATCCGCAAACTGGCCTCGGGCCTGTACACCTGGTTGCCCATGGGCTTGAAGGTGATGCGCAAGGTCGAAGCCATCGTGCGTGAAGAAATGAACGCCGCCGGCTCTCTGGAAGTGTTGATGCCGAGCACCCAACCGGCTGAGCTGTGGCAGGAATCCGGGCGCTGGGAAGAGTACGGCCCTGAGCTGCTGCGCTTCAAGGACCGTCATGGCCGCGATTTCTGCGCCGGCCCGACCCATGAAGAAGTGATCACCGACCTGATGCGCAACGAGCTGAGCAGCTACAAGCAGCTGCCGCTGAACCTGTATCAGATCCAGACCAAGTTCCGTGACGAAATCCGCCCGCGTTTCGGCCTGATGCGCGGCCGCGAATTCATCATGAAGGACGCGTATTCGTTCCACGCGGACCAGCCGTCCTTGCAGGTCACCTACGACCGCATGCACACCGCCTACTGCAACGTGTTCACGCGCCTGGGCCTGAAATTCCGCCCGGTTGAAGCCGACAACGGTTCCATCGGCGGTGCCGGTTCCCACGAGTTCCACGTGCTGGCCGAGTCCGGTGAAGACGATATCGTGTTCAGCAACGGTTCCGACTACGCGGCGAACATCGAGAAAGCCGAAGCCGTGCCACGGGAAACCTCCCGCGCCGCACCGGCTGAAGAGCTGCGCCTGGTCGATACCCCAGACACCAAAACCATCGCGGCCCTGGTGGAGAAATTCAATCTGCCGATTGAAAAGACCATCAAGACCCTGATCGTGCGCGCCGAAGAAGAAGGCAAGCTGATCGCGCTGGTGATCCGTGGCGACCATGAGCTCAACGAAATCAAGGCTGCCCAGCAACCTGGCGTGGCCAGCCCGCTGGTCATGGCCACCGATGCCGAACTGCGCGACGCCATTGGCGCCGGTGCAGGGTCCCTCGGCCCGCTGAACCTGCCGCTGCCGATCATCATCGACCGCTCGGTCGAGCTGATGAGCGACTTCGGTATCGGCGCAAACATCGACGACAAGCACTACTTCGGCGTGAACTGGGAGCGTGACCTGCCGGTTCCGACCGTGGCTGACCTGCGCAACGTGGTCGCCGGTGACCCAAGCCCGGATGGCAAGGGAACCCTGGAAATCAAGCGCGGCATCGAAGTCGGGCACATCTTCCAGCTGGGCAACAAGTACAGCAAGGCGATGAAGTGCGAAGTGCTGGGCGAGAACGGCAAGCCGATCACCCTGGAAATGGGTTGCTACGGTATTGGCGTATCCCGCGTGGTGGCCGCAGCCATTGAGCAGAACAACGACGAGAAAGGCATTATCTGGAGTGACGCCCTGGCCCCGTTCCAGATTGCACTGGTACCGCTGCGTTATGAAACCGAACTGGTACGCGAAGCCACCGACAAACTGTATGCCGAACTGACGGCTGCCGGCTTTGAAGTGCTGCTCGATGACCGGGACAAGAAAACCAGCCCGGGCATCAAGTTCGCCGACATGGAACTGATTGGCATCCCGCACCGGATCGTGGTCAGTGACCGCGGCCTGGCGGATGGCAATCTGGAATACAAGAGCCGGACCGAAGCCGAAGCCCAACCGCTGCCGGTGGCTGACGTGCTGTCTTTCCTTCAGGCGCGTATTCGTCGCTGA
- the dinB gene encoding DNA polymerase IV produces MTQRKIIHVDCDCFYAAIEMRDDPSLAQKPLAVGGSADRRGVIATCNYEARAYGVRSAMSSRHALKLCPDLTIVKPRMDAYKEASKEIQTIFRDYTDLIEPLSLDEAYLDVSDSPHFGGSATRIAQDIRRRVSNQLHITVSAGVAPNKFLAKIASDWKKPNGLFVITPDQVEDFVSQLRVSKLHGVGKVTADKLARLGIEDCLQLREWNKLALVREFGSFGERLWSLARGIDDRVVQNDSRRQSISVENTYDADLPDLSSCLAKLPELMETLAGRMARIDSSYRAGKPFVKVKFHDFTQTTLEQAGAGRDLESYQQLLTQAFNRGGKPVRLLGIGVRLLDLSAGNEQLQFPW; encoded by the coding sequence ATGACGCAGCGCAAAATCATCCACGTCGACTGTGATTGCTTCTACGCCGCCATCGAGATGCGTGATGACCCGAGCCTGGCGCAAAAGCCGCTGGCGGTTGGCGGCTCGGCGGATCGGCGCGGGGTGATTGCGACCTGCAACTACGAGGCGCGGGCTTATGGCGTGCGCTCGGCAATGTCGTCGCGTCATGCCCTGAAACTGTGCCCGGACCTGACCATCGTCAAACCGCGCATGGATGCCTATAAAGAAGCGTCGAAGGAAATCCAGACGATCTTTCGCGACTACACCGACCTGATCGAGCCGTTGTCGCTGGATGAAGCCTACCTGGACGTGTCCGACAGCCCGCATTTCGGCGGCAGCGCCACGCGCATCGCCCAGGATATTCGCCGCCGCGTTTCCAACCAGCTGCACATCACCGTGTCTGCCGGTGTGGCGCCAAACAAGTTTTTGGCCAAGATCGCCAGTGACTGGAAAAAACCCAACGGCCTGTTTGTGATCACCCCCGATCAGGTCGAGGATTTTGTGTCCCAGTTGCGCGTGAGCAAGCTGCACGGCGTTGGCAAGGTTACTGCGGACAAGCTGGCGCGCCTGGGAATTGAAGACTGCCTGCAACTGCGCGAGTGGAACAAGCTGGCGCTGGTGCGCGAATTCGGCAGTTTTGGCGAACGACTCTGGAGCCTGGCTCGTGGGATTGATGACCGTGTGGTGCAGAACGACAGCCGTCGGCAGTCCATCAGTGTGGAAAATACCTACGATGCGGACCTGCCGGATCTCTCAAGTTGCCTGGCAAAACTGCCCGAGCTGATGGAAACCCTGGCCGGACGCATGGCGCGCATCGACAGCAGTTACCGTGCGGGCAAGCCGTTTGTGAAGGTGAAGTTTCATGATTTTACCCAGACGACGCTGGAGCAGGCCGGGGCAGGGCGGGACTTGGAGAGTTATCAACAGCTGTTGACGCAGGCGTTTAACCGGGGTGGCAAACCGGTACGGTTGTTGGGGATTGGGGTGAGGTTACTTGATCTGAGCGCCGGCAACGAACAACTCCAGTTTCCCTGGTAA
- the mprF gene encoding bifunctional lysylphosphatidylglycerol flippase/synthetase MprF: MRANSSEPQDTVTAEQPIAPTRLRWLDLLSKYRQPIGLAVTLLLFAIALIACRHLLLELDLYALHDSILEVPKPALLGAFAAAVAGFIILLGYEFSGARYAGVKLPAKTLAMGGFTAFAIGNAIGLSMLSGGSVRYRLYARHGIGAAEVAHMTVFASLALGTALPPLAALATLSNLPAASTYLHVSQGLLGSIAGAVLLLSAALCIGIYRRRLPEQPYPDNLLVKAGRRTLRLPGRRLTFLQLIITALDVAAAATVLYMLLPEAPPFGPFLLVYLLALAAGVLSHVPGGVGVFEAILLAAFADKLGAAPLAAALLLYRMIYVVLPLLIACIFLLVNEAQRLFQTQQSLRVASGFAAPVLAVLVFLSGVVLLFSGATPEIDSRLENIGFLIPHRLIDASHFGASLIGVLCLLLAQGLRRRLSAAWMLTMVLLLAGALLSLLKGFDWEEASLMIMTAVLLAIFRRSFYRASRLTELPFSPLYLVASVCVLGASIWLLLFAYQDVPYSHQLWWQFTLDANAPRGLRSLLGAAVLLVIVSLTWLLRTARPVIHLPTPDELERATRILMASSQPDGGLALTGDKALLFHPNDEAFLMYARRGRSLVALYDPIGPTQPRAEMIWQFRDLCDIHHARPVFYQVRAENLPYYMDIGLTAIKLGEEARVDLKRFDLEAKGKEMKDLRYTWNRGTRDGLSLEIFDQGQAPMDELKVISDAWLTGKNVREKGFSLGRFSDDYLKHFRIAIIRFEGRPVAFANLLETYNHDLASLDLMRAHPDAPKLTMEFMMVGLIQHYKNHDYARFSLGMVPLSGLQPRRGAPLTQRLGSMVFRRGEQLYNFQGLRRFKDKFQPDWEPRYMAVPAGLDPLVALADTAALIAGGLTGLVKR; this comes from the coding sequence ATGCGCGCCAACTCGTCTGAACCACAAGACACCGTCACAGCAGAACAACCGATCGCTCCCACCCGTTTGCGCTGGCTGGATCTGTTGAGCAAGTACCGTCAGCCGATCGGGCTGGCCGTTACTCTGTTGCTGTTCGCAATCGCCCTGATCGCCTGCCGGCATTTATTGCTGGAGCTTGACCTTTACGCCCTCCATGACTCGATCCTGGAAGTGCCCAAGCCGGCCTTGCTCGGCGCATTCGCCGCAGCCGTCGCCGGTTTCATCATTTTGTTGGGCTATGAATTTTCCGGCGCGCGCTACGCCGGGGTGAAATTGCCGGCCAAGACCCTGGCCATGGGCGGCTTCACCGCCTTCGCCATCGGCAATGCCATTGGTTTGTCGATGCTCTCGGGTGGCTCGGTGCGTTACCGCCTCTATGCACGCCACGGTATCGGGGCTGCAGAAGTGGCGCACATGACGGTATTCGCCAGCCTGGCGCTGGGCACCGCCCTGCCGCCGCTGGCCGCCTTGGCGACATTGAGCAACCTGCCTGCCGCGTCTACTTATCTGCATGTGTCCCAAGGCCTGCTCGGCAGCATCGCCGGCGCCGTGCTGTTATTGTCGGCCGCGCTGTGCATCGGCATTTATCGCCGCCGCCTGCCGGAACAGCCTTACCCGGACAACCTGCTGGTCAAGGCCGGGCGCCGCACCTTGCGCCTGCCGGGTCGCCGCCTGACCTTTCTGCAATTGATCATCACCGCGCTGGATGTGGCCGCTGCTGCCACCGTCCTTTATATGCTGTTGCCGGAAGCGCCGCCGTTCGGCCCGTTCCTGCTGGTGTATCTGCTGGCACTGGCGGCCGGTGTGCTCAGCCATGTGCCAGGCGGCGTAGGCGTCTTTGAAGCGATCCTGCTGGCCGCTTTTGCCGACAAGCTCGGTGCCGCGCCACTGGCCGCCGCGTTGTTGCTGTACCGGATGATCTACGTGGTGTTGCCACTGTTGATCGCCTGCATCTTCCTGCTGGTCAACGAAGCACAGCGTCTGTTCCAGACCCAGCAGAGCCTGCGGGTAGCCTCGGGCTTCGCGGCCCCGGTGCTGGCCGTACTGGTTTTTTTGTCCGGCGTGGTCCTGCTGTTTTCCGGCGCCACGCCGGAAATCGACTCACGCCTGGAAAACATCGGCTTCCTGATTCCCCACCGCCTGATTGACGCCTCGCACTTCGGTGCCAGCCTGATCGGCGTGCTGTGCCTGCTGCTGGCTCAGGGCCTGCGTCGGCGCTTGTCCGCCGCCTGGATGCTGACCATGGTGCTGCTGCTGGCCGGCGCCCTGCTCTCCCTGCTCAAAGGTTTTGACTGGGAAGAAGCCAGCCTGATGATCATGACGGCAGTGCTGCTGGCCATCTTCCGCCGCTCGTTCTACCGCGCCAGCCGCCTGACCGAGCTGCCATTCTCGCCGCTGTACCTGGTGGCCAGCGTGTGCGTACTCGGGGCCTCGATCTGGCTGCTGCTGTTTGCCTATCAGGACGTGCCGTACAGCCATCAACTGTGGTGGCAGTTCACCCTAGACGCCAACGCCCCCCGTGGCTTGCGTTCGTTGCTGGGTGCGGCCGTGCTGCTGGTGATCGTCTCGCTGACCTGGCTGCTGCGCACCGCACGCCCGGTGATTCACCTGCCGACTCCGGATGAACTGGAGCGCGCCACCAGGATCCTGATGGCCTCCTCCCAACCCGACGGCGGCCTGGCACTGACCGGTGACAAGGCGCTGCTGTTTCATCCCAACGACGAAGCCTTCCTGATGTACGCCCGCCGTGGGCGCAGCCTGGTGGCCCTGTACGACCCGATCGGCCCGACCCAGCCGCGCGCCGAGATGATCTGGCAGTTCCGTGACCTGTGCGACATCCATCACGCTCGCCCGGTGTTCTATCAGGTACGCGCCGAGAACCTGCCGTACTACATGGACATCGGCCTGACCGCGATCAAGCTGGGCGAAGAAGCCCGAGTGGACCTGAAACGCTTTGACCTGGAAGCCAAGGGCAAAGAGATGAAGGACCTGCGCTACACCTGGAACCGTGGCACCCGGGACGGCCTGTCGCTGGAGATCTTCGATCAAGGCCAGGCGCCCATGGATGAGCTGAAAGTCATCTCCGACGCCTGGCTGACCGGCAAGAACGTGCGGGAAAAAGGCTTCTCGCTCGGGCGTTTCAGCGACGACTACCTCAAGCACTTTCGTATTGCGATCATTCGTTTCGAAGGGCGCCCGGTGGCCTTCGCCAACCTGCTCGAAACCTACAACCACGACCTGGCCAGCCTCGACCTGATGCGCGCCCACCCCGACGCGCCGAAGCTGACCATGGAATTCATGATGGTTGGCCTGATTCAACATTATAAGAACCATGATTACGCCCGCTTCAGCCTCGGCATGGTGCCGTTGTCGGGCCTGCAGCCCCGTCGTGGCGCGCCGTTGACCCAGCGTTTGGGCTCAATGGTGTTCCGTCGCGGCGAGCAGTTGTATAACTTCCAAGGTTTGCGCCGCTTCAAAGACAAGTTCCAGCCCGACTGGGAACCCCGTTATATGGCCGTGCCCGCAGGACTTGATCCGCTGGTGGCACTGGCCGACACCGCCGCCCTGATCGCAGGCGGCTTGACTGGATTGGTGAAACGCTGA
- a CDS encoding virulence factor family protein, giving the protein MIRRSWRYVLAFVVLLALIAAGGFWYWNRPAPQPTLEQLPQADGSVMTRVTPNGSAKARVAVAVMADETLTDSQLIALSQGGSAQIVQVILPKDDCKLQEQALQSALAQLKGPATLVSGIGPGASLAWRWLAAQSDDKANAISVGFAMTQEGCKDPLPKTAAHGSWLVAWNDNPDDDAASFVRDTPRATTSISDYDIHYPQVLNNELRKQLVGSDNGGLAIPVVEVPAGQAKDTVTLFLSGDGGWRDLDRDVAGEMAKIGYPVVGIDTLRYYWQHKTPEQSAKDLTELMQHYRQKWGTKRFVLTGYSFGADVLPAIYNRLPENEQQRVDAIILLAFARTGSFEIEVEGWLGNAGKEAATGPEMAKLPADKVVCIYGAEEVDESGCTDKTAVGETVKLPGGHHFDENYPALAKRLVDIIVKHQAKDKAE; this is encoded by the coding sequence ATGATTCGACGCTCCTGGCGGTATGTATTGGCCTTTGTAGTGCTGCTCGCGCTGATCGCGGCGGGTGGCTTCTGGTACTGGAACCGCCCCGCCCCACAGCCGACCCTGGAGCAACTGCCCCAGGCAGACGGCTCGGTGATGACCCGTGTAACGCCCAACGGTTCGGCAAAAGCCCGTGTGGCAGTGGCCGTGATGGCCGATGAAACCCTGACCGATAGCCAACTGATTGCCTTGAGCCAGGGCGGCTCGGCGCAAATCGTTCAAGTCATCCTGCCAAAAGACGACTGCAAGCTGCAGGAGCAGGCACTGCAAAGCGCCCTGGCCCAGCTTAAAGGCCCGGCCACCCTGGTCAGCGGTATTGGCCCTGGTGCAAGCCTGGCCTGGCGCTGGCTGGCGGCACAGAGCGACGACAAGGCCAACGCCATCTCTGTCGGCTTCGCCATGACGCAGGAAGGCTGCAAGGATCCTCTGCCGAAAACCGCTGCACATGGCAGTTGGCTGGTGGCCTGGAACGATAACCCTGACGATGATGCCGCCAGTTTCGTACGCGACACCCCGCGCGCAACCACCAGCATCAGCGACTACGACATCCATTACCCGCAGGTGCTGAACAACGAACTGCGCAAGCAACTGGTCGGCTCGGACAACGGCGGCCTGGCGATTCCGGTGGTTGAAGTACCGGCCGGCCAAGCCAAAGACACCGTCACCCTGTTCCTTTCCGGTGATGGCGGCTGGCGTGACCTGGACCGTGACGTCGCCGGTGAAATGGCCAAGATCGGTTACCCGGTGGTCGGCATCGATACCCTGCGCTACTACTGGCAGCACAAAACCCCGGAGCAAAGCGCCAAGGACCTCACCGAGCTGATGCAGCACTATCGGCAGAAATGGGGCACCAAACGCTTTGTGCTGACGGGCTATTCGTTCGGCGCAGACGTACTGCCGGCCATCTACAACCGCCTGCCGGAAAACGAGCAGCAGCGTGTGGACGCAATCATCCTGCTGGCCTTCGCCCGCACCGGCAGCTTTGAGATCGAAGTGGAAGGCTGGCTGGGCAACGCCGGCAAAGAAGCGGCGACCGGCCCGGAAATGGCCAAGCTGCCGGCGGACAAGGTGGTGTGCATCTACGGTGCCGAAGAGGTCGACGAGAGTGGCTGCACCGACAAGACCGCCGTGGGTGAAACCGTGAAACTGCCAGGCGGTCACCACTTTGACGAGAACTACCCGGCGCTGGCCAAGCGGTTGGTGGACATCATCGTGAAGCATCAGGCCAAGGACAAAGCCGAGTAA
- the recJ gene encoding single-stranded-DNA-specific exonuclease RecJ: MRIDPRPLPDVLPFLGELPPLLTRLYAARGVQSEAELDKSLARLIPYQQLKGIDAAVDLLVTALEKRQRILIVGDFDADGATASAVGTLGLRLLGAAHVDYLVPNRFEYGYGLTPEIVAVALQREPQLLITVDNGISSVEGVAAAKAAGLQVLVTDHHLPGDALPAADAIVNPNQPGCEFPSKALAGVGVIFYVLMALRARLRSLGWYDNTPQPNIGELLDLVALGSVADVVPLDANNRILVHQGLERIRAGRARPGIKAILEVAKRDASRITSTDLGFILGPRLNAAGRLDDMSLGIECLLTSDVAAAREMAAQLDGMNQDRKSIEQGMQREALAQLKDLPVESMPYGLCLFDPEWHQGVIGILASRMKERYFRPTIAFADAGDGLLKGSGRSVQGFHIRDALAVVASQHPNLIAKYGGHAMAAGLTLPEENFPLFAEAFDAEVRRQLREEDLTGRLLSDGTLAVEEFHLELARALRHAGPWGQHFPEPLFHGVFQLVEQRVVGERHLKVVLKSECGSVKLDGIAFGVDRDVWPNPTVKWVELAYKLDVNEFRGNETVQLMIAHIEPR; this comes from the coding sequence TGCCGCCGCTGTTGACTCGCCTCTATGCTGCACGCGGGGTGCAGTCCGAAGCCGAGCTGGACAAAAGCCTGGCGCGCCTGATTCCTTATCAACAGCTCAAGGGCATCGACGCGGCGGTGGATTTGCTGGTGACGGCCCTGGAAAAACGCCAGCGCATTCTGATTGTGGGCGACTTCGATGCTGATGGCGCCACGGCCAGCGCTGTGGGCACTCTGGGCCTGCGTTTGCTCGGTGCGGCCCACGTCGATTACCTGGTGCCGAACCGCTTCGAGTACGGCTACGGCCTGACCCCGGAAATCGTCGCCGTGGCCCTGCAGCGCGAGCCGCAGTTGCTGATCACCGTGGACAACGGCATCTCCAGCGTCGAAGGCGTGGCGGCGGCGAAAGCGGCTGGCTTGCAGGTGCTGGTCACCGACCACCACTTGCCGGGTGACGCGTTGCCGGCGGCTGACGCCATCGTCAACCCGAACCAGCCGGGCTGTGAATTCCCGAGCAAGGCCCTGGCCGGTGTCGGCGTAATCTTTTATGTGCTGATGGCCCTGCGCGCGCGCTTGCGCAGCCTCGGCTGGTACGACAACACGCCGCAGCCGAACATCGGTGAGTTGCTCGACCTCGTTGCCTTGGGCAGCGTTGCCGACGTGGTGCCGCTGGACGCCAACAACCGCATCCTCGTGCACCAGGGGCTGGAGCGTATTCGCGCCGGGCGTGCGCGGCCGGGGATCAAGGCGATTCTTGAAGTGGCCAAGCGCGATGCGTCGCGTATTACCTCCACCGACCTGGGTTTTATTCTCGGGCCTCGGCTCAATGCCGCCGGGCGCCTGGATGACATGAGCCTGGGCATCGAATGCCTGCTCACCAGCGACGTCGCTGCCGCGCGGGAAATGGCGGCGCAACTGGACGGCATGAACCAGGACCGCAAATCCATTGAGCAAGGCATGCAGCGCGAGGCGCTGGCCCAGCTCAAGGATTTGCCGGTGGAGTCGATGCCCTACGGTTTGTGCCTGTTCGACCCGGAATGGCACCAGGGCGTGATCGGCATTCTGGCGTCGCGCATGAAAGAGCGTTACTTCCGCCCGACCATCGCCTTCGCCGACGCCGGTGATGGCCTGCTCAAGGGCTCAGGGCGCTCTGTGCAAGGTTTTCACATCCGTGATGCCCTGGCAGTGGTTGCCAGCCAGCATCCCAACCTGATCGCCAAATACGGCGGCCACGCCATGGCGGCCGGTCTGACGTTGCCCGAGGAAAATTTCCCACTCTTCGCCGAAGCCTTTGATGCCGAGGTGCGCAGGCAATTGCGTGAGGAAGACCTCACTGGGCGGTTGCTGTCCGATGGCACGCTGGCGGTGGAAGAGTTTCACCTGGAACTGGCGCGTGCGCTGCGACACGCCGGGCCGTGGGGGCAGCACTTTCCCGAGCCGTTGTTTCATGGCGTGTTTCAGCTGGTGGAGCAGCGCGTAGTGGGCGAGCGTCACCTGAAAGTGGTGCTCAAGAGCGAATGCGGCTCCGTGAAGCTCGATGGCATTGCGTTTGGCGTGGATCGCGATGTATGGCCGAATCCGACCGTGAAGTGGGTGGAGTTGGCCTACAAGCTGGATGTGAACGAGTTTCGTGGCAACGAAACCGTGCAGTTGATGATTGCGCACATCGAACCGCGCTAG